The following proteins come from a genomic window of Chryseobacterium glaciei:
- a CDS encoding two-component regulator propeller domain-containing protein — protein MDNGLPQNSVKDIVKDKYGFIWLSTDSGIVGYDGLSFTTYNKLAVTNLHFGNFYGDIHNDDIVIYNNYEENKIRIKNRSVQVIAKKKTDRTYIKEKNNFLKRITKNIIETEYYSNTKYYIKTASGEYTFYNNEIIYIDRKNKQTKIPISISGLYNVFLNKETLFITDPTNRKTYRVSKGNLTMFKESTLFNDPETKIYWQQLTDQTFIVNNNKIYLVQNYKNELRLKLLITYEDFGDQLFNTIFYDEDFNKLYLGSFTKGLNILQLTQFYTAKKKFLLLMM, from the coding sequence ATGGATAACGGCCTTCCGCAGAATAGTGTTAAAGACATTGTTAAGGATAAATATGGATTTATATGGTTATCTACAGACAGCGGAATAGTAGGGTATGATGGTTTGAGTTTTACTACATATAATAAATTAGCAGTAACAAATTTACATTTTGGCAATTTTTATGGTGATATTCACAACGATGATATCGTTATTTATAACAATTATGAAGAGAATAAAATCCGTATAAAAAACAGATCGGTACAAGTAATAGCAAAAAAAAAAACTGATAGAACTTATATTAAAGAGAAAAATAATTTTTTAAAAAGGATAACAAAAAATATAATAGAGACAGAATATTATTCCAACACTAAATATTATATAAAAACGGCATCTGGCGAATATACTTTTTATAACAACGAGATTATATATATAGATCGAAAAAATAAACAGACAAAGATTCCTATATCCATTTCCGGTTTATATAATGTATTTCTCAATAAAGAAACTCTTTTCATTACGGATCCCACAAACCGGAAAACCTATCGTGTTTCCAAGGGGAATTTAACAATGTTTAAAGAGTCTACGCTTTTTAATGATCCTGAGACAAAAATATACTGGCAGCAGCTTACCGATCAGACTTTTATTGTTAATAATAATAAGATTTATCTCGTTCAAAATTATAAAAATGAGCTGCGTCTAAAACTTCTGATTACCTATGAAGATTTCGGAGATCAGCTTTTTAATACTATATTCTATGACGAGGATTTTAATAAATTATACTTAGGAAGTTTCACTAAAGGTTTAAATATTCTTCAATTAACCCAATTTTATACTGCCAAAAAAAAATTCCTTTTATTGATGATGTGA